Proteins encoded in a region of the Mercenaria mercenaria strain notata chromosome 1, MADL_Memer_1, whole genome shotgun sequence genome:
- the LOC123545589 gene encoding D(2) dopamine receptor B-like yields the protein MNASYIKTNVTSVSPGNCTQNDCETQTNTLEMYNNEIFITNLPTILYTSFMMILGLPGNIIVLYIYFCKWRRSTSRMFILFLAALDTMNCATTLPMEIYIMRNPIKLDQPVLCKLSRYSTYVMNCSSALILVGIAADRFKRICRPYQRAFSEDQSRYISIAAILFSMATTWPSLILYGTRTVHHGNVTGSACLLENRYDTSPYPLAYFSFMITNTIITFLILIILYYLVGLQIYKHRKFKLKNCTHVEKVVDDKSVTVKSEKSNGEKPKSSNNAANDCEREPCVNDVNVVIVVKEESLIQNENNEDELKPYQLGLPSPCKDDGTSCGLLNVPYQQGGYHGSDMNLSDVTRETSAHSINDLKVDEIPIPAAKTLPTQCAKQTVKEKKKKKRVRYLLVRGSSTLNASGRAKGVNCLTIRVGRSTLMLFFITIAYVVSFLPFYILVIVRQSDRKFEPGMSKSELAAYHLFLRSYLLSSAVNPFIYSFCNVQFREYCKETFSRIFLRRQHSVQNRSRYFKRKH from the coding sequence ATGAATGCTAGTTATATCAAGACCAACGTAACAAGCGTAAGTCCTGGTAACTGTACACAAAATGATTGCGAAACACAGACTAACACACTTGAAATGTATAACAACGAAATATTTATCACGAACCTGCCAACGATCTTGTACACGTCCTTCATGATGATTCTTGGTCTTCCTGGCAATATTATTGTCTTGTACATCTATTTCTGCAAATGGCGGAGAAGTACCTCCAGgatgtttattttgtttctagCGGCTCTTGATACAATGAACTGTGCTACAACGTTGCCGATGGAAATTTACATCATGAGAAATCCTATCAAGCTTGATCAACCTGTGTTATGTAAACTTTCTCGATATTCAACGTATGTGATGAATTGCTCTTCAGCTTTAATTCTTGTTGGTATCGCTGCCGACAGATTCAAACGTATATGCAGACCTTATCAGCGAGCATTCAGCGAAGATCAGTCAAGGTATATTTCTATCGCTGCCATATTGTTTTCCATGGCAACAACGTGGCCATCTTTAATTCTGTACGGAACGAGAACAGTTCATCATGGGAATGTTACAGGATCAGCCTGTTTGCTTGAGAACAGGTATGACACGTCACCATATCCTCTGGCATACTTCAGTTTCATGATAACCAACACtataataacatttttgatattgaTCATTTTGTATTACCTCGTAGGgttacaaatatataaacatagGAAGTTTAAGCTTAAAAACTGCACACACGTGGAAAAAGTAGTAGATGATAAGtcagttactgtaaaatcagaaaaatcCAACGGCGAAAAGCCTAAATCTTCAAACAATGCTGCAAACGATTGCGAGAGAGAGCCATGTGTAAACGATGTAAATGTTGTGATAGTTGTCAAAGAGGAATCCCTGATTCAAAACGAAAATAATGAGGATGAATTGAAACCATATCAGCTAGGTTTACCGTCGCCATGTAAGGACGATGGAACTAGTTGTGGCCTTCTAAATGTACCGTATCAACAAGGTGGGTACCATGGCTCTGATATGAATTTGTCCGATGTTACAAGAGAGACTAGTGCACACTCTATTAACGATTTAAAGGTTGACGAGATACCGATACCGGCGGCAAAAACACTTCCAACTCAGTGTGCAAAACAAACggttaaagaaaagaaaaagaaaaaacgagTGAGATATTTACTAGTGCGAGGCTCATCGACACTAAATGCGTCCGGACGAGCGAAAGGTGTAAACTGTTTAACAATTAGAGTTGGCCGATCtactttaatgttgttttttataacAATTGCTTATGTAGTAAGTTTCTTGCCTTTCTATATTCTTGTTATTGTCAGACAATCAGACAGAAAGTTTGAGCCTGGGATGTCGAAATCCGAACTGGCAGCCTATCATTTATTTTTAAGGTCATACTTATTGTCAAGTGCTGTGAATCCATTCATATACTCATTTTGTAATGTTCAATTTAGAGAATACTGTAAGGAaacattttcaagaatttttctaaGGAGACAACACAGTGTTCAAAATCGTTCAAGATATTTTAAGCGAAAACATTAA